In Gimesia benthica, a single window of DNA contains:
- a CDS encoding MarC family protein: MWDDILKDFIYLWAVVDPVGSIPVFIAVTAGTSRAVQRKIALRAIITAALVLILFIVGGQLLLEQLEIPLSAFQIAGGLVLFLFSLTMIFGESKPEAEIEESNRANYHQNKAVFPLAIPSIASPGAMMAVVLITDNHRFHVGEQLLATVTMLAVLIITYGFLLLAGPIQKAIGDAGASIVSRISGLILASVAVDSVLSGIKSYFAL; this comes from the coding sequence ATGTGGGACGACATTCTCAAGGATTTTATCTACCTCTGGGCGGTTGTCGATCCTGTGGGGAGTATTCCGGTTTTTATCGCCGTGACAGCGGGGACCAGCAGAGCGGTACAACGTAAAATCGCGTTGCGTGCCATCATTACCGCGGCACTCGTACTGATTCTGTTTATTGTCGGCGGTCAGTTGTTGCTGGAGCAGTTGGAGATTCCCCTCTCTGCATTTCAGATTGCCGGGGGACTGGTCCTCTTTCTGTTTTCCCTGACGATGATCTTTGGCGAGAGTAAACCGGAGGCGGAGATTGAAGAATCGAATCGTGCCAACTATCACCAGAATAAAGCGGTTTTTCCACTGGCGATTCCTTCAATTGCCTCCCCTGGAGCAATGATGGCAGTGGTTCTGATCACGGACAATCACCGGTTTCATGTGGGCGAACAGCTTCTCGCTACAGTAACAATGCTGGCTGTCCTGATCATCACGTACGGCTTTTTATTACTGGCCGGACCAATTCAGAAAGCGATTGGTGATGCCGGGGCGAGTATTGTGAGCCGGATCAGTGGTCTCATTCTGGCATCAGTGGCCGTCGACAGCGTATTGAGTGGAATCAAAAGCTACTTTGCTCTGTAA